Part of the Desulfohalovibrio reitneri genome is shown below.
TTCAGTGGGCCCGGGCCGCGAACAGACCATCATCCCCGGCTGATTCCCGCCTTCGGTTAAAAGCCCGGAAAGCCCCGCCGCTCGGTGCTTTCCTGGCTTCCCCTTGCCTTTTTCTTTCCGATTCCTTATAGAATGGCACCCTCCGCCCGGGTGGGCGGCGGCCCATATATTTCATCGTTGCAGGAGGACGTTGTTTCATGACCCGCAAGGACCGCACCGAAGGCATCTATTCGCGCAAGGAGGTTCTCGACGAATCCGAGCGCAGGCAATACTACCTTATCCAGCTCAAGGATTTGCTGACCTACGCCTACCGCTATTCCGAGGACGTCAAGAAGCGTTTCGACCGCGCCCAGTTCCAGCCGGAGAAGTTCAAGAGCCTCTCCGACCTCAAGCACATCCCCATCCTCAAGAAGAAGGAGCTCATCTTCCTGCAGTCCATGGGGCCCCGCCTGGGCGGCCTGCTGACCAAGGACCTGGGCGAGCTGCGCCGCATCTTCCTCTCGCCCGGCCCCATCTTCGACCCCGAGGACCGCTCCGACGACTACTGGGGCTGGACCGAGGGCTTCTACGCCGCGGGCTACCGCACCGGCGACGTGGCCCAGATCACCCTCAACTACCACCTCATCCCCGCGGGGCTGATGTTCGAGGAGCCGCTGAAAAACCTGGGCTGCGCCGTCATTCCGGCCGGACCGGGTAACACCGCCTCCCAGCTGGACATCATGCAGAAGCTGCGGGTGACAGGCTACGTGGGCTCGCCCTCCTACCTCATGCACCTGGCCCAGAAGGCCGAGGAGATGGGGCTGAACCTGCGCAAGGACCTCTTCATGGAGGTGGCCTTCGTCACCGGCGAGAAGTTCTCCGAGAAAATGCGCAACCAGATCGAGAAGAAGTTCGATCTTATCATGCGCCAGGGCTACGGCACGGCGGACGTGGGCTGCATCGGCTACGAGTGCTACCATAAGACCGGCCTGCACATCGCCAACCGCTGCTTCGTGGAGATCTGCCACCCCGACACCGGCATCCCGCTCAAGGACGGCGAGGTGGGCGAGATCGTGGTCACGGCCTTCAACAAGACCTATCCCCTCATCCGCCTGGCCACCGGCGACCTGTCCTACATCGACCACTCCCCCTGCCCCTGCGGCCGCTCCACGCCGCGCCTGGGCAACATCGTGGGCCGTGTGGACACCACCGCCCGCATCATGGGCATGTTCGTCTACCCGCACCAGGTGGAGCAGGTCATGTCCCGCTTCGAGGAAATCAAGCGCTGGCAGATCGAGGTCACTAACCCCGAGGGCATCGACGAGATGACCCTGTACGTGGAGGCGACCAACTTCCGCCGCGAGGACGAGCTGCTGCACACCTTCCGCGAGCGCATCAAGCTGCGGCCCACCCTCGACGTCCTGGCCCCGGGCACCCTGCCGCCGCAGATCCGGCCCATCGAGGACAAGAGGCAGTGGGACTGATAGCCAGACTGCTGACCGCGCTGGCGGTGCTGGGCCTGGCGGGCGCGTGCGCCCCCAGGCCCGCGCCGCCGCCTCCCACGCCCGAGCCGGGCACCTTCCTCGGCGCATCGGGCGACACCCTCTCGGCCGAAGACGTGGCCGCCCGCGTGGCCGAGGCCGACGTGGTCCTGCTGGGCGAGGGGCACACCTCCCGCTGCGACCACGCCGCCCAGGTGGCCGTCATCCGTGCCATGGCCCGCGCCGGGCTTGAGCCCTCCATCGGCTTGGAGATGGTCCCCCTGGACCGCGCCGACACCCTTTCCCGTTTCAACCGGGCCGAACTGACCGTGGACGAGCTGCCCGAGGCCCTGGATTGGCAGGACGCCTGGGGCTACGACTTCGAGTTGTACGAGCCCGTATTTCAATCGGCTGCCGAGCTGGACCTGACCGTCCACCCCCTCAACGTCAGCCGCCGGGTGGCCGGAGCCGTGGGCGACGGGACCGAGGCGGACCTGCCCGACGAGCAGCGGGCCATGCTGCCGGAAAATATCATCCCGCCCACCGGGGAGCAGCGCGAGGCCCTGCGCGAGCCCTTCCTCCAGCACGGCAAGGAGGAGGGCGACGAGGAGGGTTTTCAGCGGTTCATCCGCGTGCAGTCGCTGTGGGACACGGTCATGGCCGCATCCGCCCTGGACGTGCTGCGCGAACAGGGACCGCCGGTGGTGGTGCTGGTGGGCGCGGGCCACGTGGAGAGCGGCTGGGGCATCGAGCACCGGCTGGGCGAACTGGCCCCGGATGTCCGGGTGGCCTCCCTGCTGCCCTGGCGCGGAGACGGCCCGCTGGAAGGCGCCGACCTGTACGTATTCTGCCCCGCTTCCCACCGTTCCTCCCTGGGCATGACCCTCAAGGAAGAGGGCGGCGCGGTGCTGGTGGAGGAAGTCCGCCAGGGCACCCGCGCCGAGGAGGCCGGGCTGCGGCGCGGCGACCGCGTGGCGCGGGCCGGGGGCGAGCCCGTGGAAGGACTGTCCAGCCTGCACAAGGCGGGCTTCGAGGCCATGCAGTCGGGCGAGCCGCTGCGCATGACCATCGAACGCGCCGGGGAGCGGCTGGAAATCTCCATCCCCCTCAAGCACGAGATGGGCCCCGGCGGCGGGGAAGGCGAGCCCGAGGCCGATTCCGGAGACGGCTAGTGCCCGAACTGCCGGAAGTGGAGACCATCGCCCGGGGGCTGGCCCCCTTGGTGGTCGGCCGCACCATCGAGGCGGCCGAGGTCACCTGGGCCAAGTCCTGCGGCGGCTGCGCCGAGACCTTCGCGAGCCGGGTGGTGGGCCGCCGCATCGAAGGCGTCCGGCGGCGCGGCAAGATGCTGCTGGTGGACCTGGACCGGGGCATGCTGGTCGCGCACCTGAAGATGACCGGCCGGCTGTGGGTGCCGCCGGAGGATTTTCAGGCGGACAACCACACCCACATCAAGATGCGCCTCTCCGGCGGCGTGCCCCTGCATTTCCGCGACGTGCGCAAGTTCGGCTGGCTGCGATGCCTCAGCACCGGCGAACTGGCCGCCATGGACCTCTACCGCACCATGGGGCCGGAGCCGCTGGAGCTGGACGCGGCCGGGTTCCGGAAGCTGTTCGCGGGCCGCCGCGGGGCGGTCAAGGCGCTGCTGCTCAACCAGAAGGTCATCGCCGGGGTGGGCAACATCTACGCGGACGAGGCCCTGTTCACCGCGAAAATCCGCCCCGACGCCAAGGCGGACCGCCTCTCCGCCAAGCGGCTGGACCGTCTGTACGCCGCGCTCCGGGCGGCCCTGGAACAGGGCATCGCCGAGAACGGCGCCAGCTTCCGCGACTACGTCAACGCCCGGGGCGACGCGGGCTCCTTCCAGAATTCCTTCCAGGTCTACGGCAAAAAGGGCCACCCCTGCCCCCGCTGCCAAGCCGAACTGCAAGCGGCCACCGTGGCCGGCCGCACCTCCACCTACTGCCCCCGCTGCCAGAAGGGCTAGCAATGCTTAAGGAGTATATTTTTGTCTTCTAATCAATTTCACCAACAAGATTTTGAAGCCATCTCTGCAATTGATAAAGTATACGCCAAGCGGTACTTGTTTTATCTTAATTACGCTAAAATTTGGAGGAAAGTATTATTCTGTATTTTTCCAGCTCTATCTCTAGTTATGTTTGTATTGGTGGGCTTCTTGCGTTATGACGGTTTTTATTGGCTTGGGGTTGTTTTTCTAGTGGGTTTTGCTGCTGTTGCAAGTACTTGCAAAGAGGGTGTAGAGCTAGCTTTTACGGGTAAACGCAATCAAATTCCTTTTGTTTATCTTATCTCTAAGATTGTGGCTGAGAAGGTGCTTGATAAATTTAGAGTGAAATTTGCCGACATAGATTTTGATTTTTTGCGCACCCGTCTCAACAAGAGGGCAAGTGTCAAAGATGAATTCAGTAAAAAGTTCGTTTTTCATTGTTCTTTTTTTGCAGGTATACTTAGTGGTGCGGCAGTTTTGATATTTGATAGGCTTCTCACTCCGGTTGGTGATCAGGCGGCATTGATATCTCTTCAAGGTATCTTGCTATTTGTTGTAATATCTTATTTGTATAGATTCTTTTCTGAGTCGACTGGGGAAAAGGTGTCCAACAAATTGGATATCTTAGATATTATCGAGAGTGAAGTAGGCAATCGCTAATGGCTTATCTAGTTCCAACCCTAAGATTGCCCCCACCTCCCCGAAGCGGACTGACACGATGTAAGGTGGCTTGAGCCCAAGCGCAACTAGGCCACAGGGCGGCGTTTGACCATGTGATGTGAACATGTATTGTGCGCGTTCGGCTCCGCATCCGGCGCTTGCGCCGATGCGATGCCCCGGCAACGCAACGTCGCGGGCCGTGCCTGTACGGAGGGCATGGCGCGTGTTCGTTCAAAAGCACAGACAAGAAGGAACCCCATAATGATCACCAGGCTTATTTCCACCAATCGGGCGGCCCTGTTCAGCGTGCTGGCCGCCGCGCTGCTCGCCTTTGCCGCCGTCCCGGCCATGGCCCAGTCCCAGGACCAGACCCAGGCCGCGCCCCAGAAGGAGTACAGCCAGCAGACGCTGGACAAGTTCGCCTCCGCCTACGTCAAGCTGGG
Proteins encoded:
- a CDS encoding phenylacetate--CoA ligase family protein produces the protein MTRKDRTEGIYSRKEVLDESERRQYYLIQLKDLLTYAYRYSEDVKKRFDRAQFQPEKFKSLSDLKHIPILKKKELIFLQSMGPRLGGLLTKDLGELRRIFLSPGPIFDPEDRSDDYWGWTEGFYAAGYRTGDVAQITLNYHLIPAGLMFEEPLKNLGCAVIPAGPGNTASQLDIMQKLRVTGYVGSPSYLMHLAQKAEEMGLNLRKDLFMEVAFVTGEKFSEKMRNQIEKKFDLIMRQGYGTADVGCIGYECYHKTGLHIANRCFVEICHPDTGIPLKDGEVGEIVVTAFNKTYPLIRLATGDLSYIDHSPCPCGRSTPRLGNIVGRVDTTARIMGMFVYPHQVEQVMSRFEEIKRWQIEVTNPEGIDEMTLYVEATNFRREDELLHTFRERIKLRPTLDVLAPGTLPPQIRPIEDKRQWD
- a CDS encoding ChaN family lipoprotein is translated as MGLIARLLTALAVLGLAGACAPRPAPPPPTPEPGTFLGASGDTLSAEDVAARVAEADVVLLGEGHTSRCDHAAQVAVIRAMARAGLEPSIGLEMVPLDRADTLSRFNRAELTVDELPEALDWQDAWGYDFELYEPVFQSAAELDLTVHPLNVSRRVAGAVGDGTEADLPDEQRAMLPENIIPPTGEQREALREPFLQHGKEEGDEEGFQRFIRVQSLWDTVMAASALDVLREQGPPVVVLVGAGHVESGWGIEHRLGELAPDVRVASLLPWRGDGPLEGADLYVFCPASHRSSLGMTLKEEGGAVLVEEVRQGTRAEEAGLRRGDRVARAGGEPVEGLSSLHKAGFEAMQSGEPLRMTIERAGERLEISIPLKHEMGPGGGEGEPEADSGDG
- the mutM gene encoding bifunctional DNA-formamidopyrimidine glycosylase/DNA-(apurinic or apyrimidinic site) lyase, giving the protein MPELPEVETIARGLAPLVVGRTIEAAEVTWAKSCGGCAETFASRVVGRRIEGVRRRGKMLLVDLDRGMLVAHLKMTGRLWVPPEDFQADNHTHIKMRLSGGVPLHFRDVRKFGWLRCLSTGELAAMDLYRTMGPEPLELDAAGFRKLFAGRRGAVKALLLNQKVIAGVGNIYADEALFTAKIRPDAKADRLSAKRLDRLYAALRAALEQGIAENGASFRDYVNARGDAGSFQNSFQVYGKKGHPCPRCQAELQAATVAGRTSTYCPRCQKG